The sequence below is a genomic window from Alphaproteobacteria bacterium.
GGTTGTCATGGACGGACCCTATAGCCCGTGGCACTTCGGGCAACAAGCGCTGACCCTATCCCGATATTGAAAAACCGGTCTTTGCTGATTATCTCGACGACAGGACACCGAATACCGCGTCAACAGGCGAAAATGTAATATGTCGCTCACCGAGACCCCAACAACCGGGATGTCGATCAGCCCCAGCGCGGCCCGCCGTATCGCGGAATTGCGCGCCGCCGAAAGCAATCCGACCCTTATGCTTCGGGTCTCGGTCTCGGGTGGCGGATGCTCCGGATTCCAATATGGGTTCGCGTTCGACGACACGATCAACGAGGACGACCAGGTCTTCGAGCGAGGCGACGTCCGAATCGTCGTCGATTCGGTTTCTCTGGATTTCCTCAATGGCTCGGAACTCGACTACGTCGAAGAACTGCTCGGGTCCTATTTCGCGGTCCAAAATCCCAACGCCAGCTCGTCTTGCGGCTGCGGCACCTCTTTCTCGATCTGATCGGCCATTCCGCGAGTCGGATGCGGCCTGACATTGCGCCGCATCGTTAGGTTTGCGAAACTTCCGGCTTGGCAACGGACGGCGGATTGACAATGACCCGCATCGCGACCTGGAACGTCAATTCGATCAAGGCACGGATCGTCAACGTTCTCGATTGGCTCAAGGAAGCCGCACCCGACGTCGTTCTGCTGCAGGAGACAAAGGTCCTCGACGAAAATTTTCCGCTGATCGAGGTCGAGGATCTCGGCTACAACGTCGAAGCGGTGGGTCAAAAGACCTACAACGGCGTCGCGATTTTTTCCAAGCACCCAATAGAAGTCGCCCAGCGCCGGCTTCCCGGTGACGACGACGATGATCAGGCGCGCTATGTCGAGGCGTTTACCGCCGGCCTTCGCGTGGCATCGATCTATTTGCCCAACGGCAACCCGGTCGATTCGCCGAAATTTACCTATAAGCTCTCGTGGATGGCACGCCTGACCGATCACGTTCGTGGGCTGCTGGCCCTCGAAGAGCCGCTCGTTCTCGGCGGCGACTACAATCTGTGCCCGACCGATGCCGATGTCTACGATCCCATTCGCTTCGCCGACGACGCCTTATGCCGCGCCGAATCCCGGCACCATTACCGCGCCCTGGTCAATCTCGGACTCACCGACTCGTTCCGCGTTCTCAATCCTCGACAAGGCATATACAGCTATTGGGACTACCAAAGCGGGCGCTGGAATAAGGACGAAGGCCTACGGATCGATCATCTGTTGCTGTCGGCCGAAGCCGCGGACAGGCTGCTCGCCTCGGGCATTGACCGCACTCCGCGGGGCAAGGAAAAACCCTCGGATCACACGCCGGCGTGGGTTGAACTCGCGGAGCCCGGCGCGGCGTGAAATCCAACAACCCGACGCCCGGTTCATTGCCGAAACCGGTATCGGCCGCGACCGCCGTCAGCGGCATCGCCTCCGGCGAGCGTGTTCTTATCGGCAGCGGGGCAGCCGAACCGCGAATGCTGGTCGAGGCCATGACCGCCCGCGCCGATCAGCTTCGCGGCGTCGATATCGTTCACATCATGACACTCGGGCCTGCACCCTACACCAATCCGGAATACGCCGAGAGCTTCAAGCACACGGCCTTTTTCGTCGGTACGAATACGCGCCAAGCCGTGCTCGACGGTCGCGCCGATGCGGTTCCGATCTTTCTCGGCGAGATACCGGCGCTGTTTCACGAACGCCTGCCGCTCGACTGGGTGTTGGTTCAGCTCAGCCCGCCGGACCGCCACGGCTTCTGCACCGTGGGCGTCTCCGCCGACCTCGTGGTCTCCGCCATCCGCAACGCCCGCCACGTGGTCGCCGAGTTGAACCCCCAGATGCCTCGAACCCTTGGCCAAACGGCGGTTCATGTGAGCAAGCTTCACGCTGTCGTCGAGGTCGACCACCCGTTGCCCGAGTTGCCACCGATTGATCCCAACGAAGTCACGACGCGGATTGGCGCCAATGTGGCGAGCCTGATTCGCGACGGCGACTGCCTGCAGATCGGTATTGGCGGCATTCCCAACGCGGCGGTGGCTCAAATTGCCGACCGCCGGCATTTGGGCATTCACACCGAAATGCTGACCGATGGCATCGTCGAGCTGTTCGAGGCCGGCGCCATAGACGGCAGCCTCAAATCTTTGATGCCGGAAAAAATCGTTTGCAGCTTTGCCATGGGCACCAAGCGGCTCTACGAATTCGTCGACGATAATCCGTTGTTATTCTTTGCCGGCAACGAATTCACCAACGATCCTTTCACAATCGCGCGGAACGACAATGTCGTGGCGGTCAACAGCGCGATCGAAGTCGACCTCAGCGGGCAGGTGAACAGCGATTCCTTCGGTGTCGAATTCTATTCCGGAATCGGCGGCCAGGTCGACTTCATGCGCGGCGCCGCGCGCAGCCGCGGCGGCCGACCGATCATTGCGCTGCCGAGCACGGCAAAAGATAAAGCGCTCAGCCGTATCGTGCCGACCCTGAGACCGGGCGCTGGCGTCGTAACCAGTCGCGGCGACGTCCATTATGTGGTGACAGAACACGGCGTCGCCGATCTCTATGCCAAGGGGGTTCACGAGCGCACGGCCGCGTTGATCGAGATCGCTCATCCCAAATTTCGCGACGAACTCGAAGCCAAGGCCCATGAGCTTCGACTCCTGCCACGGGGAGCCGCCGGGTGACCGACGACGGCGGGGCCACACCCGAGGTCGAAACCATCCGCATCGCCCTGGGACGCGACCATCGGATGATCGCCGTGGCGAGCACCGCGTTGGGCGACGGCATGAAGATACTGGGCCTGGCGGACGAAAAGGCCGATGGACTCAAGACCCTGATCGAATCTTTCTGCCAAGGCATATCGGCCGATGATCGAATGTTCGATGAGCAACCGCGCTGCGAACTCGCGCTTCTCTCCCGGCCGGGATCGCTCGTCGTTCGCATTGACGATGAAGGCATGCCGTGGAACCACGCCGCCGATATTACCGATCCCGAATCGCCGTTGTTCGAGTCATTCCACGGCGGAGTGGTTGATGAGGTTCATATTCTAGACCGTGGCCGGCAAGGTAATCGGGCGGAGTTCATCGTGCGGCATCGCGGACACGGCGCCGATACCCGGGCTTCATTGGATCCGAGCGATCATGAGGCGCGCCGCACCGCGCCCCTTGTGCCCGCCGACGCGCCAATCCGGATCCGCCCCATGAAACCCGACGACGCGGCGGGCGTGGCGCGCTGCGTCTACCTATCCTACGGCTACACTTACGATGCCGACTGGGTCTACCAGCCGGACGCCATCAAGCACATGCTCGAGACCGGCTTGCTCCATTCCTGCGTTGCGGTATCGGCCGAGGATGAAATCGTCGGTCACTTGGCCCTGCTCAAACCCGCGCCCGATGCCGGCGTGGTCGAATCGGGCCAGGCGGTGGTCGACCCCCGCTATCGCGGTCACCATCTGCTCGCCTCGATGAAACGAACTCTCGCCGATTGGGCCGCCGACAATGGGATATTCGGGCTGTATAGCGAGGCCACGGCGGCGCATCCAATCAGTCAAAAGGCGAATATCGACATCGGCGCCCATGAGACCGGATTGTTGTTAGGCTATATCCCGGCAACGGTTTCCTACCGTCAGATCGAAAATGCGGCCGAAAACCGACGGCGCTCGGTCGTGATGTACTATCTCAAGACAAACGACGCCCCGCCAAGGCCGATCTATTCGCCGGACCGGCATCGCGACATGATCGCACGCCTCTTTGCCGCGGGCGCGCTCCATGGCCAGCTTGCTCGGTCACCGGGACCGATCGAGTCGGGAGGCATCACGCGGTTCGACGTTCAAGTCCGGCGGGATCACAATCAGGCGGTCATTTCGATCAACACCTATGGCTCGGACTTCGCCGATACGGTTCGGCGCCGCCTTCACGAACTGTGCCTGCATCGGCTCGATTGCATATATCTCGATCTACCCCTCGCCGATCCAGCCACCGAGACCTTCGGCGAGGTGGCCGACAATCTGGGATTCCTGTTTGGCGGGATCTTCCCAAACCAGCGGCGTGACGGAGACGTCCTTCGATTTCAGTACCTCAACAACGTCGATGTCTCATTCGACGAGGTCTCGGTCGTCTCGGATCTCGGTCGCGCCCTCCTCGACTACGTCTCGAAAGCCTGAAGGGTTTAGCCCTTCATCGCGCAATTTGATGGCGGGCGAATTGCCTGCGGTCGGTAAATTCCGATTCCATTGCCAGACCGGTCCCGCTTACACTCGGGCCTTGATTGAAAATGAAACCCTCGGCGGATGTCAGTGCGGTGCGGTTCGGTATCGCATCGGCGAAACGGCGGTCAGCGCGTCCAATTGCCATTGCTCCATGTGCCAACGCAGTGTCGGTGCGGTGTATGTGAGTTGGATGACTTTTCCTGAAAAATCATTTGAAATAACAAAGGGTAAGATCAAAAAATTCAAGTCATCTGCGAAAGCCGAGCGCGGCTTCTGCGGGGCTTGCGGATGCTCGATCACGTTTCGGCACGACGACGACGAAGGTCTGATCGATGTGACCACCGCGACCGCCGACGATCCGGCCATCTGGCCGCCAACCCACCATATCTGGACCAGCACGCGCCGGCCTTGGGTTACGGCCGATGACGGGTTGCCCTCCTATGAAGGCCGCAAGCCGAGGGAATAGACCGTCGGACACCCAAGGGTCGATCAGCGGCCGAGGCCGCTCGGCATCGACAGCGGGCCGACACGCTCCACGCGTATCTCGAAATGGCGGAGGATTGCGGCGACGGTCGCCGTCAGCGCCCAATAGATCAGCGCGATCGCGGTGAACACCTCGACCGGCGCAAATGTCCGGCCGATGATGAACTGCGACATATAGGTCAATTCGGCGACGGTGATCACGGACAGCACGGCGGATTCCTTGATCAGTGTGATCGCCAGATTGGTCGAAGCCGGGATCAGGTAACCCAGGGTCTGCGGCAGGATGACTTTGCGGTAGATCAACAAGAACGGCAGGCCGAGTGCCGTCGCCGCGTCGTGCTGACCGTCGGGAACCGACAATACCGCACCGCGCACGATCTCGGCGAAATAGGCGCTGGCATAAACCGCGAGAGCGATCACTGCCAGTAGCAGGGCGTCGATGCGTATGCCGAGAAAGGGCAGGCCGAAGAAGAGAAGATAGATCTGAATCAGGAACGGCACATTGCGGACAATCTCGACATAACCGATGACGATCGTCGGAAGCGGCCGGATTCCGCTAAGGCGCATTAGTGCAAGCACGACGCCGGCTATGAAGCCGAGCGGCAATGCCAACGCGCATATCAGCACGGTCGTCCCCAAGCCCTCCGCCAGCAGGTACCAATTGTCGGTCAGGACCGAGACATCGAAGCTCATGCCCGTTGCACCGCCATGCGCCGCTCGACGACCCGCGACAGCGAGCTTATGACGAACAACATCACAAAATAGATGACCGCCGCGGTCGCGAAGGCCTCGATCGGCCGATAGGTGACATTCATCACGGTCTGCGCCGTCCGCGTCAGCTCGACGACGGTAATCACCGAGAGCAACGGCGAGGCCTTCACCAGCATGGTGAATTCGTTCATCAGCGGCGGCAGCGACAGGCGAAAGACCTGCGGCATGATGACCCGCCCCCAAATGACAGTGCGAGGCAAACCCAGTGCGCGGGCGGCCTCGAACTGGCCGTCCGGCACCGCCGTCAGGCTGCCACGGACGATCTCGGTAACGAAGGCGCCGCTGTTGAGGCTGAGCGCCAGAACGCCCGCGGTGAAGGCGGGCAGGTCGATACCGGTCAACCCCGGCAATGCGTAATAGACGAGAAAAATCTGCACCAGCAACGGCGTACCGCGCACGAAGCTGACATAGACGGCGGCAAACCATCGCAACGGTGCGAGCGGCTGCCGCCGCAACAGCAGCAGCACGACCCCGACGACGATGCCGAGCAACGCACCCAACAAGGATACGACAAAGGTGATCCAGGCGCCGTGCAGGAACAGCGGCAGCTTGTCGAGCGTGACGCCGAGGTCGAACATCACCAGCGCGGACGGCCCGCGGCAGCGGGCCGAGAGCCGCCGGAAATCAGATCAGAATGCGTTTGGCGGTAGATAACCGTCCTTCGGCGTTTCCATCGTGAAACCGAACCACTTTATCTGCCATTCCTCGAGCTTGCCGGCGTCATTGAGCTCATCGATCTTGGCGTTGATGTAATCGCGAAGATCGAGGTCGTCGGGCCGCGTGACCCACGCCAGGTGCGCAGCCTGACCGACAGTGCCGACGACCTTGTAGGTGTTGGGAACCTTGCTCATCAGCACGGCGGCATTCGGCGTTGCAATCGAGATCGCATCGACCTGGCCGCTGGCCAGCGCCACGTGCGTGTCCGGAAAGGCCTGATAGAGCTTGAGTTCGGCATAGCCGCTGCCACCCTTGTCCTCCAGCTCCTGGTCGTGGGCTTCGAGCACCGGTTGCACGGACGAGGCCAGTTGAGTGGCGACGATCTTACCATTGAGGTCATCCGGGCTGTTGATGCTGCCGTCATCGGCGCGGGCGACGATGGCGTTGGCAAAATCTCCGATCGGACGCGTGTAGGCATATTTCTTGGCACGCTCCTCGTTGATCGCCACAGAGGTCGCGACGAGGTCGAACTTGCCGGCCAGAACCCCTGGCAGGATGCCCTGGAAGGGCAGATCCAGTTGCTCGAGCTCGACGCCGAGATCGTTAACGATGTAAACGAGTATGTCCTTGTTGTAGCCGACGATCTCGCCGTCTTGGACGAACTCGAAGGGCTCGAAGGCGGCCTCGGTGCCGACGACAATCTTGCCGCGATCCTTGATCTCCTCCAGCAGGCCGTCGGCCTGGGCGACCGAACTTGCGACCATCGCCGCAACCACCGTTCCAAGGGCCGTTTGTACGACTTTGTTTTTCATATCCCTACTCCTCACCGAATGACCACATGCGGTCGCGGGTATCGTAGCAAAAACGCCGCTTGAAGGCGAACTCGGCTCCGGTCACGTCGATAGTCCACACACCAATGCGCTATGCGAAAAACTTCTTCAGCGCTTCGGCGCATTGCGTGGGGGCCTCTTCGGCGACGAAGTGGCCGCAATCCAGGACGACCTCTTCAACGTGATCGGCCCACCGGCGCCAGGTCCCTGCCGGCGACGCCGCCTTGTCGCCCAGATAGCCGCGGCCCCAGACCACCAGCACCGGGCAGGCGATCCGTCTTCCGGCCTCCCGGTCGGCCAAATCGTGGCGGCGATCAACGGTCGCCCCGGCGCGGTAGTCGGCGCAGGTCGCCGCGACCACTGCCGGGTCGTGGAACTGTTGGATATAGGTCGCGACGGCATCGGCCGCGAGCGCATTGGGACGCCCCGCCCAGCGGTCGAGCAGATGGGTGATGTAGAAGGCGGGATCGTTACCGATCAGCCGTTCCGGGACCGGCGGCGGAACGGCCAAAAACTGCCAGTGATACGTTGCCAGCGCCTTGTCGGCGTCCATTTCATCCCACACGTCGAGGGTCGGAATGATATCGATGGCTGCGAACCGCTCGGCCCGGTCGGGATGGTCGAGGCACAACCGGTAGCCGACGCGTCCGCCGCGATCGTGTCCGGCGACCCGGAACCGCCGGTGCCCCAGCGACTCCATCACCGCAACCATGTCCTGCGCCATCGCCCGTTTCGAATAGTTGATATGGTCGGGATCGGGCGCCGGCCCACGGCTTGCGCCATAGCCGCGGAGATCCGGGACGACCAATGTAAAATCCTCCATCAAGCGCGGCGCCACCAAGTGCCATGCGACATGGGTCTGCGGATATCCGTGCAGGAGAAGCAGGGGCGGCCCGGCGCCCCCGAGCCTTACGTACAGATCGGCATCGCTGGTCTTGATCCGGCGCTCATCGAAGCCTTCGAACATGGCCGTCAATTGCCGCGGTGATGCAGGACCATGCGGTTATAGGCACCCTCGATATTCATCGGCAACCACGCCTCGTACTGCCCCCAATCCTTGTACTTGTCGAGCTTGATCGACTGCTTCATCTCATCGAGAGACTGTCCGTCCCGCATCGCGGTTAATACGGCGTCGGTTAGATCGGTCATATACTCACGAAAGGCGGTCACGTCTGCCTTGCTGCCGACCGGCCCGTGTCCGGGGATCAAAATATCGAAATCCATCGTCTCGACCGTTCGCAAGGAGTCGATCCAGTCCGGAACATAGCCATCAGGCAGATCGCGAAAAGCGAGTGTCCGTATTGGAATGAAGTCGACCGCGAATAGGGCGCGTTCCGCCGGAAAACTCATGACGATCATGTTGTCCGAGTGATTGCGTCCGACATAGGTGAGCTCGACCACCTTGCCGCCCAATTCGATGGTCATCGAGTCGGAAAAGGAGATGTCGGGCACCGGCGTCGGCCGGCCTTCGCCAAGGATGGTTTTCCGCGCATTGTCGTGGGCGATAAAGGTCGCCGTCGGCGCAAAGACCTCGCCGCCGGAACTGTGATCGGCATGATCGTGGCTGTAGATCACGTACTTGACCTCGGCCTGAAAGCGCTTAGCGATTTCGTCTTTCAACCAGGCCGCCGCCTCCGCATTGATCGGATCGGTCGCGATCACGCCATCCGGCGTGACCAGAAAGACGGAGAAATGAAATTTATTCTGAAAGCGATAAAGATCGCCGGCCATGTTGGTGATTTCGCGCTTAACGTCCTGCGCTTTAGTGGCCGGCGCCACGGCGAATATGAGAACGGTCGCACTAACGGCTAGAAGGGATTGGGACAAAGTGCGCAGCATAGTCGCCTCCTGTGTCTGCAGGCAGCAACCATATCAAAACAAGGATCGGCGGGGCGATGACGTTATCGTGAAATTCCCGCCCCTTCCCCGCGGCCAATCGCGATCAGGAAAGGGCAACGCTCGGACGCAATCGTCGATAGGAGAGATTCGACAGGTCGATCAGCGCCGCGCCCGGCCCGTTTGCGACCAGAAGTGAATCCGCGATCGGCTCGAAATCGGCCCGGTAATGGACCGAACTCTTCAGCACCAGGATCGGAGCCGTATCCGGTTCGACACCGAGGTGGCGGAACATGGCCCGATCGGCGGCTTGCTGCTTCCGGCTCGAGACCGCAATCAGGACGCCGGACCGATGCTCGAACAAGGCCATGGGGCCAAGTTCCATTCGGGCGCCATAGTAGAACGGTCCCGTTCCCGTGAATCGGCCGTCGCCTAGCCGTGCCACCCGAAAACTGTCTTCGACCGCGTCATCGTCGAGCGCCAAGGATGCGCTACCCAGACGAATCTCGATTGTCGCCCCCTCCCCGGCGGCATGGGCCGCCGCCGCCGCCGCCGGATCACACAAGAGGCCGAACACCGCGCCCGCGGCCTGTTGGCGCATCAACTCGGCAAGCAGCGCAACCGTACCGCTGGTCGCACCGGCGCCGGCATTGTCGCAAGTATCGGCGATGACAACGGGCTTCTGCGCCGTCGCTCGGCGACGCAGCGCCTCCGCGACCGCGGCGGCGGGCGACCATGATCGTCCCGCGAATTCCGCGCGTCGTTCATCGATCAGAGCGACCAGT
It includes:
- a CDS encoding GNAT family N-acetyltransferase is translated as MTDDGGATPEVETIRIALGRDHRMIAVASTALGDGMKILGLADEKADGLKTLIESFCQGISADDRMFDEQPRCELALLSRPGSLVVRIDDEGMPWNHAADITDPESPLFESFHGGVVDEVHILDRGRQGNRAEFIVRHRGHGADTRASLDPSDHEARRTAPLVPADAPIRIRPMKPDDAAGVARCVYLSYGYTYDADWVYQPDAIKHMLETGLLHSCVAVSAEDEIVGHLALLKPAPDAGVVESGQAVVDPRYRGHHLLASMKRTLADWAADNGIFGLYSEATAAHPISQKANIDIGAHETGLLLGYIPATVSYRQIENAAENRRRSVVMYYLKTNDAPPRPIYSPDRHRDMIARLFAAGALHGQLARSPGPIESGGITRFDVQVRRDHNQAVISINTYGSDFADTVRRRLHELCLHRLDCIYLDLPLADPATETFGEVADNLGFLFGGIFPNQRRDGDVLRFQYLNNVDVSFDEVSVVSDLGRALLDYVSKA
- a CDS encoding alpha/beta hydrolase yields the protein MFEGFDERRIKTSDADLYVRLGGAGPPLLLLHGYPQTHVAWHLVAPRLMEDFTLVVPDLRGYGASRGPAPDPDHINYSKRAMAQDMVAVMESLGHRRFRVAGHDRGGRVGYRLCLDHPDRAERFAAIDIIPTLDVWDEMDADKALATYHWQFLAVPPPVPERLIGNDPAFYITHLLDRWAGRPNALAADAVATYIQQFHDPAVVAATCADYRAGATVDRRHDLADREAGRRIACPVLVVWGRGYLGDKAASPAGTWRRWADHVEEVVLDCGHFVAEEAPTQCAEALKKFFA
- the xth gene encoding exodeoxyribonuclease III — translated: MTRIATWNVNSIKARIVNVLDWLKEAAPDVVLLQETKVLDENFPLIEVEDLGYNVEAVGQKTYNGVAIFSKHPIEVAQRRLPGDDDDDQARYVEAFTAGLRVASIYLPNGNPVDSPKFTYKLSWMARLTDHVRGLLALEEPLVLGGDYNLCPTDADVYDPIRFADDALCRAESRHHYRALVNLGLTDSFRVLNPRQGIYSYWDYQSGRWNKDEGLRIDHLLLSAEAADRLLASGIDRTPRGKEKPSDHTPAWVELAEPGAA
- a CDS encoding MBL fold metallo-hydrolase, with product MLRTLSQSLLAVSATVLIFAVAPATKAQDVKREITNMAGDLYRFQNKFHFSVFLVTPDGVIATDPINAEAAAWLKDEIAKRFQAEVKYVIYSHDHADHSSGGEVFAPTATFIAHDNARKTILGEGRPTPVPDISFSDSMTIELGGKVVELTYVGRNHSDNMIVMSFPAERALFAVDFIPIRTLAFRDLPDGYVPDWIDSLRTVETMDFDILIPGHGPVGSKADVTAFREYMTDLTDAVLTAMRDGQSLDEMKQSIKLDKYKDWGQYEAWLPMNIEGAYNRMVLHHRGN
- a CDS encoding acetyl-CoA hydrolase/transferase family protein, whose translation is MPKPVSAATAVSGIASGERVLIGSGAAEPRMLVEAMTARADQLRGVDIVHIMTLGPAPYTNPEYAESFKHTAFFVGTNTRQAVLDGRADAVPIFLGEIPALFHERLPLDWVLVQLSPPDRHGFCTVGVSADLVVSAIRNARHVVAELNPQMPRTLGQTAVHVSKLHAVVEVDHPLPELPPIDPNEVTTRIGANVASLIRDGDCLQIGIGGIPNAAVAQIADRRHLGIHTEMLTDGIVELFEAGAIDGSLKSLMPEKIVCSFAMGTKRLYEFVDDNPLLFFAGNEFTNDPFTIARNDNVVAVNSAIEVDLSGQVNSDSFGVEFYSGIGGQVDFMRGAARSRGGRPIIALPSTAKDKALSRIVPTLRPGAGVVTSRGDVHYVVTEHGVADLYAKGVHERTAALIEIAHPKFRDELEAKAHELRLLPRGAAG
- a CDS encoding transporter substrate-binding domain-containing protein, with protein sequence MKNKVVQTALGTVVAAMVASSVAQADGLLEEIKDRGKIVVGTEAAFEPFEFVQDGEIVGYNKDILVYIVNDLGVELEQLDLPFQGILPGVLAGKFDLVATSVAINEERAKKYAYTRPIGDFANAIVARADDGSINSPDDLNGKIVATQLASSVQPVLEAHDQELEDKGGSGYAELKLYQAFPDTHVALASGQVDAISIATPNAAVLMSKVPNTYKVVGTVGQAAHLAWVTRPDDLDLRDYINAKIDELNDAGKLEEWQIKWFGFTMETPKDGYLPPNAF
- the erpA gene encoding iron-sulfur cluster insertion protein ErpA, producing MSLTETPTTGMSISPSAARRIAELRAAESNPTLMLRVSVSGGGCSGFQYGFAFDDTINEDDQVFERGDVRIVVDSVSLDFLNGSELDYVEELLGSYFAVQNPNASSSCGCGTSFSI
- a CDS encoding amino acid ABC transporter permease, yielding MFDLGVTLDKLPLFLHGAWITFVVSLLGALLGIVVGVVLLLLRRQPLAPLRWFAAVYVSFVRGTPLLVQIFLVYYALPGLTGIDLPAFTAGVLALSLNSGAFVTEIVRGSLTAVPDGQFEAARALGLPRTVIWGRVIMPQVFRLSLPPLMNEFTMLVKASPLLSVITVVELTRTAQTVMNVTYRPIEAFATAAVIYFVMLFVISSLSRVVERRMAVQRA
- a CDS encoding amino acid ABC transporter permease, whose amino-acid sequence is MSFDVSVLTDNWYLLAEGLGTTVLICALALPLGFIAGVVLALMRLSGIRPLPTIVIGYVEIVRNVPFLIQIYLLFFGLPFLGIRIDALLLAVIALAVYASAYFAEIVRGAVLSVPDGQHDAATALGLPFLLIYRKVILPQTLGYLIPASTNLAITLIKESAVLSVITVAELTYMSQFIIGRTFAPVEVFTAIALIYWALTATVAAILRHFEIRVERVGPLSMPSGLGR
- a CDS encoding GFA family protein, which encodes MAGELPAVGKFRFHCQTGPAYTRALIENETLGGCQCGAVRYRIGETAVSASNCHCSMCQRSVGAVYVSWMTFPEKSFEITKGKIKKFKSSAKAERGFCGACGCSITFRHDDDEGLIDVTTATADDPAIWPPTHHIWTSTRRPWVTADDGLPSYEGRKPRE